The following coding sequences lie in one Treponema sp. OMZ 790 genomic window:
- a CDS encoding 4Fe-4S dicluster domain-containing protein, with the protein MLNINNNTSNIKREILVRIAKLQLEGKLEEGVHYIPREMVPRNSTPIRCCIFHDREIMRHRVIARLGCSLENYDEEKTLAEFAKEALERKKPTWPMLTVLDEACNACVKSKFMITNACQACVARPCMMNCPKNAIAISGGRARIDEEKCINCGLCLKNCPYHAVIKIPVPCEESCPVGAISKDENGKERIDYHKCIFCGNCMRECPFGAMMDKGQIVDVIKHLMSGKKVSALYAPAVAAQFKAVPGQLESALKKAGFNKVWEVAIGADITADREALEFEERMEHGHILMTTSCCPAYVRAVRKHVPALVPCISDTRSPMHYTAELAKKEDPDCVTVFIGPCLAKRREGLEDEFVDYVLSIEELGALLTAKEIDITKEEALPGTITPTSSGRGFAASGGVAEAVRVRLKRPENLRPVLINGLNKEGMKQLSSYGKIQSGELSHDSSTPNLVEVMACEGGCIGGPSVITNQKLAASLLKKYAEEGLSYSGEKE; encoded by the coding sequence ATGCTTAACATAAATAATAACACATCAAATATCAAAAGAGAAATCCTTGTCCGCATTGCAAAACTTCAGCTTGAAGGAAAACTTGAAGAGGGGGTACACTATATTCCGAGGGAAATGGTTCCGCGAAACAGTACGCCTATAAGATGCTGTATTTTTCATGACAGGGAAATAATGCGTCATCGTGTAATTGCAAGACTCGGTTGTTCATTGGAAAACTATGATGAAGAGAAGACCTTGGCGGAATTTGCAAAAGAAGCCTTGGAAAGAAAAAAACCGACATGGCCCATGCTCACCGTTTTGGATGAGGCTTGTAATGCCTGCGTAAAAAGCAAATTTATGATTACAAACGCTTGTCAGGCTTGCGTTGCCCGTCCCTGCATGATGAACTGTCCCAAAAATGCAATAGCGATTTCGGGCGGAAGGGCCCGCATCGATGAAGAAAAGTGCATTAACTGCGGTCTTTGCCTAAAAAACTGCCCCTACCATGCCGTTATAAAAATTCCCGTTCCTTGTGAAGAATCCTGTCCTGTCGGTGCCATCTCAAAGGACGAAAACGGCAAAGAAAGAATCGACTATCATAAATGTATCTTTTGCGGAAACTGCATGAGAGAATGTCCCTTCGGTGCTATGATGGATAAGGGACAGATTGTGGATGTCATAAAGCATCTAATGAGCGGGAAGAAGGTTTCTGCCCTCTATGCTCCTGCTGTTGCTGCCCAGTTTAAGGCCGTTCCCGGGCAGCTTGAATCCGCCTTAAAAAAGGCCGGCTTCAACAAGGTTTGGGAGGTAGCTATAGGAGCCGACATAACGGCCGACCGAGAGGCTTTAGAATTTGAAGAGAGAATGGAGCACGGCCATATCTTAATGACCACCTCCTGCTGCCCCGCCTATGTCAGGGCCGTAAGAAAACACGTTCCTGCCCTTGTTCCATGTATTTCGGATACAAGAAGCCCGATGCACTATACTGCAGAATTGGCAAAAAAAGAAGATCCGGACTGTGTTACAGTCTTTATAGGCCCCTGCCTTGCAAAGAGGAGGGAGGGCTTGGAAGATGAGTTTGTAGACTATGTTTTGTCGATAGAAGAATTGGGAGCCTTGCTGACCGCCAAGGAGATAGACATTACCAAGGAAGAGGCCCTGCCCGGAACAATAACTCCGACCTCGTCGGGAAGGGGCTTTGCAGCCTCAGGCGGCGTTGCCGAAGCTGTAAGAGTCCGCCTTAAAAGACCTGAAAACCTTCGCCCCGTACTTATAAACGGTCTTAACAAGGAAGGAATGAAACAGCTTTCCTCTTATGGAAAGATTCAAAGCGGAGAGCTTTCTCACGATTCGTCTACGCCCAACCTTGTAGAGGTTATGGCCTGCGAAGGAGGCTGTATAGGCGGCCCTTCTGTTATCACAAACCAAAAACTAGCCGCAAGTCTGCTAAAAAAATACGCAGAAGAAGGTCTTTCGTATTCGGGAGAAAAAGAGTAG
- a CDS encoding type II restriction endonuclease, translating into MDYFTDFSKVRKNTAKIEYIEKTGLADILKNKSITNLVDYVFGIEVGLDTNARKNRGGDNMANLIAQTFKKAEIKFNTEVNSSEFSDIQSLGQDLKRFDFAVSTKKKTYLIETNFYNVGGSKLNEVARAYSEIAPKINQYPNYEFVWITDGKGWLSAKNKLEEAYSIIPSIYNLSNLTEFIQKIKNEL; encoded by the coding sequence CTGGATTATTTTACCGACTTTTCAAAGGTAAGAAAAAATACGGCAAAAATTGAATATATCGAAAAAACAGGATTGGCTGACATTCTAAAAAATAAATCAATCACAAACCTTGTTGACTATGTATTCGGAATTGAAGTAGGCCTTGATACAAATGCAAGAAAAAACAGGGGCGGCGATAATATGGCAAATTTGATTGCTCAAACTTTTAAAAAAGCCGAAATAAAATTTAACACAGAAGTAAACAGCTCAGAATTTAGCGACATTCAAAGCCTTGGTCAAGATTTAAAAAGATTTGATTTTGCAGTTTCTACAAAGAAAAAAACTTATCTTATTGAAACAAATTTTTATAATGTCGGAGGTTCCAAATTAAACGAGGTAGCAAGAGCATATTCTGAAATAGCACCGAAAATAAACCAATACCCTAATTATGAATTTGTTTGGATCACTGACGGAAAAGGATGGCTTTCTGCAAAAAATAAATTGGAAGAAGCATATTCAATTATCCCAAGTATTTACAATCTTTCAAATCTTACGGAATTCATACAAAAAATAAAAAATGAGTTGTAA
- the purM gene encoding phosphoribosylformylglycinamidine cyclo-ligase, translating into MNETKDKSQELSKDKSSVYSASGVNIDAGNEAVRLMSQAVKSTFNKSVLSDVGSFGGLFGTEELFKMKKPVLVGSTDGVGTKVKIAAEAGIYTTIGQDIVNHCIDDILVQGAKPLFFLDYVASSKLDPQMIADIVGGMAKACKESGCALIGGETAEMPGVYMEGEFDIAGTIVGAVDQEKILPKQNIKEGDILIGLASASPHTNGYSLIRTAFKGVDLNKVYPELKAPLHEVLLKPHRSYLNAIYPILQEHPEIVKGLAHITGGGFIENIPRVIPSGLVIKVKKGSWPVPPLYPLIQKLTGASEDEMYRVFNMGIGMIAVVSPDTAEKYRSLVGEDSWIIGKLEKAQNPQSKAETVLE; encoded by the coding sequence ATGAACGAAACAAAAGATAAAAGCCAAGAGCTATCCAAAGATAAAAGCTCGGTTTACAGTGCCTCAGGCGTAAACATTGATGCAGGAAACGAAGCTGTCCGCCTGATGAGTCAAGCGGTTAAGTCAACCTTCAATAAATCCGTCCTTTCGGATGTAGGCTCCTTCGGAGGTCTTTTCGGTACCGAAGAGCTTTTTAAAATGAAAAAGCCCGTCTTAGTAGGCTCAACTGACGGGGTCGGCACAAAGGTAAAAATTGCCGCAGAGGCCGGCATCTATACAACGATAGGCCAAGACATAGTAAACCACTGCATTGACGACATCCTCGTGCAGGGAGCAAAGCCCCTCTTCTTTTTGGACTATGTCGCAAGCTCAAAGTTGGATCCGCAAATGATTGCCGACATAGTGGGAGGCATGGCAAAGGCTTGTAAAGAATCCGGCTGTGCCCTCATAGGAGGCGAAACTGCTGAAATGCCCGGCGTTTACATGGAGGGAGAATTCGATATAGCCGGAACCATTGTCGGAGCAGTAGACCAAGAAAAAATTCTTCCCAAACAGAACATAAAAGAAGGAGATATCCTCATCGGTCTTGCCTCGGCCAGTCCACATACAAACGGCTACTCCTTGATTAGAACCGCCTTTAAAGGCGTGGATCTTAATAAAGTCTATCCCGAATTAAAGGCTCCCTTACATGAGGTTTTGTTAAAGCCTCACCGCTCCTATCTTAATGCAATCTATCCGATTTTGCAGGAACATCCCGAAATCGTAAAAGGCCTTGCCCATATCACGGGCGGCGGTTTTATCGAAAACATTCCGCGGGTTATTCCTTCAGGACTTGTCATAAAGGTAAAAAAAGGCTCGTGGCCCGTTCCGCCCCTTTATCCCTTAATCCAAAAACTGACAGGAGCAAGCGAGGACGAAATGTACAGGGTTTTCAATATGGGTATCGGAATGATAGCCGTTGTTTCCCCCGACACAGCAGAAAAATACCGCTCCCTTGTCGGAGAAGACTCATGGATAATCGGTAAACTGGAAAAGGCTCAAAATCCTCAAAGCAAGGCCGAAACCGTTTTAGAATAA
- a CDS encoding IS5 family transposase — MKQKGLFDEEDRLRVLSKLGDSLEKLNEKINWEIFKPLLKKALTKEPKSLGGRPAYDYVLMFKIIILQKLYNISDDQTEYQINDRLSFMRFLGLELKDKVPDAKTIWLFKEKLIEARVSKKLFEKFGKELARNNLIGKEGTIIDATIVEAPIQHNSKDENEQIKNGKIPEQWQEKQNKAKLSQKDCDARWTKKHKRSYYGYKDHIKIDKKSKLILKATVTAANVHDSRELKNLVEREDERLYADSAYIGEEIERVLKAKGIEGQICERGARGKPLSKKQKISNRKKSKIRARVEHVFGFMTNSMKGIYVRTIGLARATFSIIMMNLTYNLCRYCYLKK; from the coding sequence ATGAAACAAAAAGGATTATTTGATGAAGAAGATCGTTTAAGAGTATTAAGCAAGTTAGGAGATAGTCTTGAAAAATTAAACGAAAAAATAAATTGGGAAATATTCAAACCACTATTAAAAAAAGCATTAACCAAAGAGCCAAAAAGTTTAGGCGGAAGACCTGCATACGATTATGTACTGATGTTTAAAATAATAATCTTACAAAAATTATACAACATAAGTGATGATCAAACGGAATATCAAATAAACGATCGGCTATCCTTTATGAGATTTTTAGGATTGGAATTAAAAGATAAAGTACCCGATGCAAAAACAATATGGCTTTTTAAAGAAAAACTCATTGAAGCGAGAGTATCAAAAAAGTTATTTGAAAAGTTTGGAAAAGAATTAGCTAGAAATAACTTAATAGGAAAAGAGGGAACGATAATAGATGCGACAATAGTAGAAGCTCCGATACAGCATAACAGCAAAGATGAAAATGAACAAATCAAAAACGGAAAAATTCCTGAACAATGGCAAGAAAAACAAAATAAGGCAAAATTATCGCAAAAAGACTGTGATGCGAGGTGGACAAAGAAGCACAAACGTAGCTATTACGGTTATAAAGATCATATAAAAATAGATAAAAAAAGTAAGCTTATATTGAAAGCGACGGTAACAGCAGCCAATGTTCATGATAGTAGAGAGTTAAAAAATTTAGTTGAAAGGGAAGATGAAAGATTATACGCAGATAGTGCCTATATAGGAGAAGAAATAGAGAGAGTTTTAAAAGCGAAAGGAATAGAAGGACAAATTTGTGAAAGAGGAGCAAGAGGGAAACCTCTTAGTAAAAAACAAAAAATCAGTAACAGAAAAAAATCAAAAATACGGGCGAGAGTAGAACATGTATTTGGCTTTATGACAAACTCAATGAAAGGTATCTATGTAAGAACGATAGGATTAGCTCGTGCAACATTTTCGATAATAATGATGAACTTAACATACAACTTATGCCGATATTGCTATCTAAAGAAATAA
- a CDS encoding site-specific DNA-methyltransferase: MLKAFYKSINHDFNLLQGDSIEILKNLDFQFDMIFADPPYFLSNDGISVHSGKQVSVNKGLWDKSQGFVRDNEFNYRWISTCREKLKEDGTIWISGTYHNIFSAAQMLTELNFRILNCVTWAKTNPPPNLSCKFFTHSTEFILWARKNKKITHFYNYELMKQVNGGTQMRDLWSLPAIAKWEKSCGKHPTQKPLPLLARIILASTKPNAWILDPFTGSSTTGIASSLLDRRFLGIDKEMEFLELSKKRREEIDNPQTREDYKNRIYKYSDKPIQDIIEIQNKEPYYGPDLPIA; the protein is encoded by the coding sequence ATGTTAAAAGCTTTTTATAAATCAATAAATCATGATTTTAATCTTTTACAAGGTGACAGCATCGAGATTCTGAAAAATTTGGATTTTCAATTTGACATGATTTTCGCCGATCCGCCTTATTTTCTATCAAATGACGGCATTTCTGTCCATAGCGGAAAACAGGTCAGCGTAAATAAAGGACTTTGGGATAAATCGCAAGGCTTTGTTAGAGATAACGAATTCAACTACCGCTGGATAAGTACATGCCGTGAAAAGCTAAAAGAAGACGGTACAATTTGGATTTCCGGTACATATCATAATATTTTTTCTGCTGCACAAATGCTGACGGAATTAAATTTTAGAATATTAAATTGTGTTACATGGGCAAAGACAAATCCGCCGCCCAACCTATCCTGTAAATTCTTTACCCATTCTACCGAATTTATTCTTTGGGCTAGAAAAAATAAAAAAATTACACATTTTTATAATTATGAGCTGATGAAGCAAGTAAACGGAGGAACACAGATGAGGGACTTGTGGAGCTTGCCCGCCATAGCAAAATGGGAAAAATCATGCGGAAAACACCCTACACAAAAACCTCTTCCTTTATTGGCAAGAATAATTCTTGCATCAACAAAGCCTAATGCATGGATTTTAGATCCTTTTACAGGATCAAGCACAACAGGGATTGCATCAAGTCTATTGGATAGAAGGTTTTTAGGAATAGATAAAGAAATGGAATTTCTAGAACTTTCAAAAAAACGCAGAGAAGAAATTGACAATCCTCAAACAAGAGAGGATTATAAAAATAGAATTTACAAATATTCTGATAAACCTATACAAGATATAATCGAAATACAAAATAAAGAACCATATTACGGACCGGATTTGCCCATAGCTTAA
- a CDS encoding ATP-binding protein, with protein sequence MSTIRKMPIGVQSFEDLRLKDFMYVDKTEFIWKLIDGSKVHFLSRPRRFGKSLLLSTFKAYFLGQKELFKGLTIEKLEESEKGKREIWQVYPVLYLDFNIGIYDIREGLLNRLDSFLKEYENIYGSTGLDLPDRFQNLIRTAYEKTGMQAVILIDEYDKPLLQTMWKDEALNEIYRTILKGFYGVIKSADQYIRFAFLTGVTKFSKVSIFSDLNNLRDLSLLSDYSAVCGISQEELEANFQPEISALAEKNNLTYEEALAKLKQRYDGYKFSENGKNMYNPFSLLNVFADSTMRSYWFATGTPTFLVDYLKKAYYNIPDLDGNVHLDEHGLNDYRADPILPIPILFQSGYLTIKSYNEFSRLYCLGFPNDEVRYGFLHNLMPAYTSIRPDKTGLSIWEFYEQIEAGNVDGFMQKMKGIISGIPYDNLTEKDLALREQNYQTAVYLVFALMNQFVHTEVHCATGRADCVVEFKDKVYIFEFKLTSNGTAEDAAAKNAVKQIKEKNYAGKYSGSGKKLIAVGSGFDEEKRTIAEWQTETW encoded by the coding sequence ATGAGTACAATAAGAAAAATGCCCATAGGCGTTCAAAGTTTTGAAGATTTGCGTTTAAAAGACTTTATGTATGTCGATAAGACTGAATTTATTTGGAAGTTGATTGACGGTAGTAAGGTTCATTTTTTAAGCCGGCCGCGCCGTTTCGGGAAGAGTCTCTTGCTTTCAACTTTTAAGGCTTACTTTTTAGGTCAAAAAGAGCTCTTTAAGGGCTTAACCATTGAAAAACTTGAAGAAAGTGAAAAGGGTAAAAGAGAAATTTGGCAGGTATATCCCGTACTCTATTTGGATTTTAACATAGGCATCTACGATATAAGGGAAGGGCTTTTAAACAGACTTGATTCTTTTTTAAAAGAGTATGAAAATATATACGGAAGTACCGGCCTTGATCTCCCTGACCGCTTTCAAAATTTGATAAGGACAGCCTACGAAAAAACCGGCATGCAGGCTGTCATCCTCATTGACGAATACGATAAGCCCCTTCTTCAAACTATGTGGAAGGATGAAGCCTTAAACGAAATATACCGCACAATATTGAAGGGCTTTTACGGCGTTATCAAAAGTGCCGATCAATATATCCGTTTTGCCTTTTTAACGGGAGTAACGAAGTTCAGTAAGGTAAGCATATTCAGCGATTTAAATAATTTACGGGATTTAAGTTTATTGTCTGATTATTCGGCTGTCTGCGGAATTTCGCAAGAAGAACTTGAAGCGAATTTTCAGCCTGAAATTTCTGCCCTTGCCGAAAAAAATAATTTGACTTATGAGGAAGCTCTTGCAAAATTAAAGCAAAGATATGACGGTTATAAATTTTCCGAGAACGGAAAAAATATGTACAACCCTTTCAGCCTTTTGAATGTTTTTGCGGACAGTACGATGAGGAGCTATTGGTTTGCAACAGGAACGCCGACCTTCTTGGTCGACTATTTAAAAAAAGCTTATTACAATATTCCGGATTTGGACGGAAATGTTCATCTGGACGAACATGGGCTTAACGATTATCGAGCAGATCCGATTCTTCCGATACCGATACTTTTTCAATCGGGGTATTTGACAATTAAAAGCTACAATGAGTTTTCGCGTCTTTATTGCTTAGGCTTCCCTAACGACGAGGTGCGTTACGGCTTTTTGCATAACCTGATGCCGGCTTACACCTCGATACGACCCGACAAAACAGGGCTTTCAATCTGGGAATTCTACGAACAAATAGAAGCAGGAAATGTAGACGGTTTTATGCAAAAGATGAAGGGGATAATTTCAGGCATACCTTACGATAATTTAACCGAAAAAGATTTAGCCCTCCGTGAACAAAATTATCAGACTGCCGTTTACCTCGTTTTTGCTCTTATGAATCAATTTGTACACACTGAAGTTCATTGTGCAACAGGAAGGGCAGACTGTGTTGTAGAATTCAAAGATAAGGTTTATATCTTCGAGTTTAAGCTTACCTCAAACGGTACAGCTGAAGACGCTGCGGCAAAAAATGCCGTAAAACAAATCAAAGAGAAAAACTATGCAGGTAAATATTCGGGCAGCGGTAAAAAACTCATAGCCGTTGGTTCCGGTTTTGATGAAGAAAAAAGGACTATTGCAGAGTGGCAAACTGAGACTTGGTAA
- the purD gene encoding phosphoribosylamine--glycine ligase has protein sequence MNILLIGSGGREHAIALKLKESPSLGKLFIAPGNGGTALLGENVPIKAENIEGLADFALSASIDLVIAGPEVPLCLGLEDLIKTRAKEQNKKIAFFGPSKACARLEASKDFSKEMMSLLSIPTARYSSFTDFQKAKEYIEGLNYPFVIKADGLAAGKGVILPASKEEGITELKNIMIKKQFGSSGDKVVIEERLEGEEVSILAFSDGEKIAVMPPSQDHKRLKDNDEGPNTGGMGAYAPAPICSYETAQKYAELTILPIIKEMKKRGTPYIGVLYAGLMLTKEGNGFAPKVLEYNCRFGDPETQSLMQLFDGDLALTMKSCAEGRLETAMPKWKEGYAATVVLASEGYPLFSSKPVELSSTELQSNADVSVIHAGTALKDGKIFTAGGRVLCISSNAKSLQRAMDKIYAKIKTINFPGVQYRKDIAKRGLEHLK, from the coding sequence ATGAACATACTGCTTATCGGATCGGGAGGAAGGGAACACGCTATAGCTTTAAAGCTAAAAGAATCCCCCTCGCTCGGTAAACTTTTTATAGCGCCCGGAAACGGGGGGACGGCTCTTTTGGGAGAAAATGTTCCGATAAAGGCCGAAAACATCGAAGGTCTTGCCGATTTTGCTCTTTCTGCTTCAATAGACCTTGTAATTGCAGGGCCTGAGGTTCCCCTATGTTTAGGCCTCGAAGACCTCATAAAGACAAGAGCAAAAGAGCAAAACAAAAAAATTGCCTTTTTTGGGCCTTCAAAGGCTTGTGCCCGATTGGAAGCGTCCAAAGATTTTTCAAAAGAAATGATGAGCCTCCTCTCAATTCCTACTGCAAGATATTCATCCTTTACCGATTTTCAAAAAGCAAAAGAATATATTGAGGGCTTGAACTATCCCTTTGTTATCAAGGCCGACGGTCTTGCTGCAGGAAAGGGCGTTATCCTCCCTGCCTCAAAAGAAGAAGGCATAACCGAGCTTAAAAATATAATGATAAAAAAACAATTCGGCTCATCGGGCGACAAGGTCGTTATAGAAGAACGCCTTGAAGGAGAAGAAGTTTCCATCCTCGCCTTTTCGGACGGAGAAAAAATAGCCGTAATGCCGCCCTCTCAAGATCACAAGCGCTTAAAGGACAATGATGAGGGACCCAACACAGGCGGAATGGGCGCATACGCCCCTGCCCCAATTTGTTCATACGAGACGGCTCAAAAATATGCAGAGCTTACGATTCTTCCTATTATAAAAGAAATGAAAAAGAGGGGCACCCCCTACATCGGAGTCCTCTATGCAGGCCTCATGCTCACGAAGGAAGGTAATGGCTTTGCCCCCAAGGTGCTTGAATATAACTGCCGTTTCGGTGATCCGGAAACTCAAAGTTTGATGCAGCTTTTTGACGGAGACCTCGCCTTAACTATGAAGTCTTGCGCGGAAGGAAGACTCGAAACGGCAATGCCTAAATGGAAGGAAGGCTATGCGGCAACAGTAGTGCTTGCAAGCGAAGGCTACCCTCTTTTTTCATCAAAGCCGGTAGAGTTATCAAGCACAGAGCTGCAAAGTAATGCTGATGTAAGCGTAATACATGCAGGCACAGCACTCAAAGACGGCAAAATTTTTACAGCCGGAGGAAGGGTGCTTTGCATAAGCTCAAACGCTAAGAGCTTACAAAGGGCCATGGATAAGATCTATGCAAAAATAAAAACCATAAACTTTCCCGGGGTGCAGTACAGAAAGGATATTGCAAAACGCGGACTGGAACATTTAAAATAA